A single window of Girardinichthys multiradiatus isolate DD_20200921_A chromosome 15, DD_fGirMul_XY1, whole genome shotgun sequence DNA harbors:
- the ufl1 gene encoding E3 UFM1-protein ligase 1 has translation MAADWEEIRRLAADFQRAQFADTVQRLSERNCIEIITKLVQDKKLDVVHTLDGKEYITPAQISREIRDELYVHGGRINIVDLQQIINVDWVHVENRASDIAKSDKGVQLVLGQLIDDAYLDRLAEEVNDKLQEAGLITIAELCKSYDLPGDFLTEELLKRLGKLIQGEMDHYNRGVIFTRAFVARHKARIRGLFSAVTRPTPVSSMIAAFGFQEHLLYTVLEELVNSGRLKGSVVGGRQDKAVYIPDIYARTQNAWVDSFLRQNGYLEFDALLRLGIPDPSSYIKKRFKSNKLLFLRAACVGQALVDQVEASVEEAVNSATWTDLQSVLPSCLSMEDIGMLINQAMRNANVQSRARVLGGTVVVSEKFISNCQSLFEEAMQQKAQKEVKNNPVFLITEEDLKQAFILTESSAPSKREKREAERRKKATEGSGSSKSGGGNAREIRIRKTKKKGRRDEDSDEETGSSQQNRSKQSEAPFMAQEEIAAVIEERVSDCPEEILSELAEQLVRPLTKAYQEVLRTVFMSSGSSSSGTNKKKSMKDLQEEITNLYNNIRLFEKGTKMFSDETQVQITKHVLKTVCTDVTNILVNFLAADLMMSVENPTTITNEVRVKILGKLSEETKGPLMKLHNCLNGKTVEDFLSNLETCAEVCGFMLKKGDKKRERQAQFLHCQALTEQLKEVEDPALVLHLTSVLLFQASTHCMLHAPGRCVPQIIGTLTGRIPTEQQQLLSAYQGLVVKQLVSQNQGRKQEEAEGDEAVELDEEAKNVRSQLLVLTPQVKELVLSQRKTSVNED, from the exons ATGGCGGCTGACTGGGAGGAAATCCGCCGGCTGGCCGCTGACTTCCAGCGGGCTCAGTTTGCGGACACCGTGCAGAG GCTGTCGGAGAGGAACTGCATAGAAATCATCACAAAGCTGGTTCAGGACAAGAAGCTGGATGTGGTGCACACCCTGGATGGGAAAGAGTACATCACTCCAGCTCAGATCAGCAGGGAAATCCGGGACGAGCTGTACGTCCATGGAG GAAGAATCAACATTGTGGATCTCCAGCAG ATCATAAACGTGGATTGGGTCCATGTGGAAAACAGAGCTAGCGATATAGCGAAGTCAGATAAGGGGGTCCAGCTTGTCCTGGGACAGCTGATTGATGA CGCGTACCTGGACCGCTTGGCTGAGGAGGTGAATGACAAACTACAGGAGGCCGGGTTGATCACCATTGCAGAACTGTGTAAAAGCTACGACCTCCCAGGAGACTTCTTAACCGAG GAACTGTTAAAGCGCCTCGGAAAACTCATCCAGGGAGAGATGGACCACTACAACAGAGGTGTCATCTTTACCAGAGCTTTTGTTGCACGCCACAAAGCCAGAATAAGAGGGCTGTTCAGTGCAGTCACAAG GCCAACACCAGTCAGCAGCATGATTGCAGCATTTGGATTTCAGGAACACCTCCTGTATA CTGTGTTGGAGGAGTTGGTGAACAGCGGACGTCTGAAAGGAAGCGTGGTCGGAGGGCGACAGGACAAAGCCGTGTACATCCCCGACATCTACGCCAGAACGCAGAACGCCTGGGTGGACTCTTTCCTTCGGCAAAACGGCTACTTAG AGTTTGATGCGCTGCTCAGGCTTGGGATCCCTGACCCTTCCAGCTACATTAAGAAGCGCTTCAAGTCCAATAAGCTGCTGTTCCTCCGAGCGGCCTGCGTGGGTCAGGCTCTGGTGGACCAGGTGGAGGCCTCTGTGGAGGAAGCTGTTAACTCCGCCACATGGACTGACCTCCAG TCGGTTCTGCCCAGCTGTCTGTCCATGGAGGACATCGGGATGCTCATCAACCAGGCAATGAGGAACGCTAATGTCCAGTCCCGTGCCAGAGTGCTCGGAGGCACTGTGGTCGTCAGTGAGAAGTTCATCAGTAACTGCCAGTCGTTATTTGAAGAAGCGATGCAGCAGAAAGCTCAGAAG GAGGTGAAAAACAACCCAGTGTTTCTGATAACTGAGGAGGATCTGAAGCAGGCATTCATTCTGACTGAGAGCTCTGCACCGTCCAAAAGGGAAAAGAGAGAAGCAGAGCGCAGGAAGAAGGCTACAG AGGGCAGTGGCAGCAGTAAATCAGGAGGAGGCAACGCCAGGGAGATCCGCATTCGGAAAACCAAGAAGAAGGGGAGGAGAGATGAGGACAGCGACGAGGAGACCGGATCTTCACAGCAAA ATCGCAGCAAACAGAGCGAGGCTCCCTTTATGGCCCAGGAGGAGATAGCTGCTGTTATAGAGGAGAGAGTGAGTGACTGCCCTGAAGAAATCCTCTCTGAGCTGGCAGAGCAGTTAGTAAG GCCTCTGACTAAAGCTTACCAGGAGGTGCTGCGGACAGTCTTCATGTCCTCTGGCAGCTCATCATCAGGGACCAACAAGAAGAAAAGCATGAAGGATCTGCAGGAGGAGATCACCAACCTGTACAACAACATCCGGCTGTTTGAGAAAGGCACCAAGATGTTCTCAG ATGAAACCCAGGTCCAGATCACCAAGCATGTCCTGAAGACTGTGTGTACTGATGTGACCAACATCTTGGTGAACTTCCTGGCTGCTGACCTGATGATGTCTGTGGAGAATCCCACCACCATCACCAATGAG GTCAGAGTGAAGATTCTGGGCAAACTGTCAGAAGAGACCAAAGGGCCTCTCATGAAGCTGCACAACTGCCTGAATGGCAAA ACTGTTGAAGACTTTCTGAGCAACCTGGAAACCTGTGCAGAGGTCTGTGGGTTCATGCTCAAGAAAGGAGACAAGAAAAGGGAAAG ACAGGCTCAGTTCTTGCACTGCCAGGCTCTCACggagcagctgaaggaggtgGAGGATCCAGCTCTGGTGCTCCATCTGACCAGCGTGCTGCTGTTTCAGGCCAGCACCCACTGCATGCTGCACGCCCCGGGTCGCTGCGTCCCACAGATAATCGGCACGCTCACGGGCCGAATCCCCACG gAACAACAGCAGCTGTTGTCTGCCTACCAGGGCCTGGTGGTGAAGCAGCTGGTGAGTCAGAACCAGGGCAGGAAGCAGGAGGAGGCTGAAGGTGACGAGGCCGTGGAGCTGGATGAGGAGGCGAAGAATGTCCGCTCACAGCTCCTTGTCCTGACCCCCCAGGTGAAGGAGCTGGTGCTGTCCCAGAGGAAGACATCGGTCAATGAGGACTGA